The sequence CCTCTGGAGAGCGAGGCCGAGCTGGCCCGGCGCCCGGCGCCCATGGAGCGGCTTGTCACGATCTATGGCGGCTCCGGCTTCATCGGCCGCCATGTCGTGCGCGCGCTGGCGCGGCTCGGCTGGCGGGTGCGCGTCGCGGTGCGCCGGCCGGATCTTGCCGGCCATCTGCAGCCGCTCGGCGCGGTTGGGCAGATTGTCCCCGTCCAGGCCAATCTGCGCTACCCCGCCTCGGTGCTGCGCGCGGCGGAAGGGGCGGAGGTGGTGATCAACCTCGTCGGCGTGCTGCATGAGAGCGGTCGCCAGAGCTTCGAGGCGGTGCACAGCTTCGGCGCGCGGCAAGTGGCGCTGGCGGCGCGCGAGGTCGGCGCGCGGCTGGTCCACATGTCCGCCATCGGCGCCTCGGGTGACTCGGAGGCGCTCTATGCCCGCAGCAAGGCGGCGGGCGAGGCGGCAGCGCTGGAGGTGGTGCCGGGCGCGGTGGTGATGCGCCCCTCCATCGTGTTCGGGCCGGAGGACGATTTCTTCAACCGCTTCGCCGCCATGGCGCGGCTTTCCCCGGCTCTGCCGCTGATCGGTGGCGGCGGCACCCGTTTCCAGCCGGTCTTTGTCGGCGATGTCGCCGAAGCCTTCGCCCGCGCGGTGGACGAGAAGGCGCGGCCGGGCACGGTGTATGAGCTCGGCGGTCCGGAAGTCATGACCTTCAAGCAGTTGATGGAGCTGCTGCTGGCCGAGATCGACCGCAAGCGCCTGCTGCTGCCGATGCCGGCCGGGCTTGCCGCCTTCAACGCCCGCTTCCTTGAACTGTTGCCGAACCCGCTGCTCACCCGCGACCAGGTCCGTCTCCTGGGCTACGACAATGTGGTCTCCGAAGCCGCCAAGGCGGAAGGGCGAACCCTGGAAGGGCTCGGCATCACGCCGACCGCGCTCGGCGCCATCCTGCCCGGCTATCTCTGGCGCTACCGCAAGGCCGGCCAGTTCTCGCGGCCGGAAGCTGCCTGAGCGCACGCGCCTTCACACAGAACAGCCGCCGGCGTGGTCGCGCCGGCGGCTTTTTTGTGCCCTGCGCCTCAGCCCACCAGCGCCAGCGCCACCAGACCGACGCCACCGACGCCGATGCGCCACCAGCCGAAGGGCGCGAAGCCGTGGCGGGAGACGAAGGCGATGAGCCCGCGCACAACGGCGAGCGCGGCGATGAAGGCGGCGACGAAGCCCACCAGGATGATGGTCATGTCGTCTGCGTTCAGCGCGTCGCGATTCTTGTAGAGGTCATAGGCAAAGGCGCCGGTCATGGTCGGCAGCGCGAGGAAGAAGGAGAATTCCGCCGCCGCCGGCTTGCTGGCGCCGAGCAGCAGCCCGCCGACAATGGTGGAGCCGGAGCGCGACACGCCGGGGATCATGGCGAGGCACTGGATGAAGCCGATCTTCAGCGCCAGAAGCGGCGGAAAGGCCATGGCGTCGGTGTGAACGGGCCGCATCTTCAGCGTGTCGACCCAGAGCAGCACAATGCCGCCGAGGATCAGCATGATGCAGATCAGAGCCGGGGTTTCGAACAGCACGCTTTTGATGAAGCCATGGGCGAGGGCACCGATCACTGCCGCAGGCAGGAAGGCGATGAGGATGCCAATGACGAAATTGCGCGAGCGCGGGCTCGTCGGCAGGGTGATCAGCACATCGAGGAAGCGGCGGAAATAGACCACGAGCAGCGCGAGGATGGCGCCGAGCTGGATGACGACTTCAAACACTTTTCCCTCGCTTTCGAAGCCGAGGAAATGCCCTGCCAGCAGGATGTGGCCGGTGGAGGAGACGGGCAGGAACTCGGTAAAGCCTTCCAGAAGGCCGAGAAGGAAGGCTTCGAGCAGAGTGCCGAACGACATGGGGCTGATCCGTAGGGAGAGGGGCGCGAGACAGGCAATGCGCGGGCGGTGGCGCGGGCGGTGGGCGGCGCCGGGGCGGCGCGGGCGCATCCTGTCCGCTTCGCGTCGCCTTCGCAACGTGACGCAGTGGAAGCCCCGGGCAAGGCTGTGCAAATATACTGGGCGTGGCGTGCGCGCCGGGCTGGGGCAGACATGAAACCGCCTCAACTGGCACGTCCCCTTGGCATTGGTCGGCGTTGCCCGGAAATGGCGGCGTTTGGGAGTTTTCCATGAAGAGATTGGTTGCGGGCGCCCTGCTGTGGCTGGCGCTTGCCGGTGCCGCGGTCGCGCAGGACCGCGGATTTGTGACGACGAATGTCAATTTGCGGGCGGGGCCCGGTGTCGATTACCCCGTCGTGGTGGTGCTCGCCGAAGGCGCGCCGCTGGCCATTTTCGGCTGCCTTGCCGATTATAGCTGGTGCGATGTCGGTATTGACGACATGCGCGGCTGGGTCGCGGCGCAGTATATCGAGACCGTGTATCGCGGCCAGCGGGTCGAGTTCTACGACTACGCCCCGACCATCGGCGTGCCGATCATCGCCTTCAGCTTCAACGATTATTGGGGCCGCTATTATCGCGGCCGACCCTGGTACTCGACCTATGATCGCTGGGGGCCGCCTTACCGGCCGGGGCCGTATCCCGGCCCGGGCTGGGGTCCGCCGCCGCCGGGTGGCTGGGGTCCTCCGCCTCCCGGTGGCTGGGGCCCGCGTCCGCCGAATTGGGGCCCGGGCCATCCGGGCTGGGGCGGTCCCGGCAAGCCGGGTGGTCCGGGCTGGGGCGGGCCGGGTAAACCGGGTGGCCCCGGTGGACCTGGCGGTCCCGGCAACCCCGGCGGTCCGGGCTGGGGCGGACCGGGCAAACCGGGTGGCCCCGGTGGACCTGGCGGTCCCGGCAACCCCGGCGGTCCGGGCTGGGGCGGGCCGGGTAAACCGGGTGGCCCCGGTGGACCTGGCGGGCCCGGCAAGCCGGGTGGTCCGGGCTGGGGCGGGCCGGGCAAACCGGGTGGCCCCGGGGGCCCTGGCGGTCCCGGCAACCCCGGCGGTCCGGGCTGGGGCGGGCCGGGCAAACCGGGTGGCCCCGGTGGACCTGGCGGTCCCGGCAACCCGGGCAATCCCGGCAAGCCGGGTGGTCCCGGCTGGGGTGGACCGGGCAAGCCCGGCGGCGGCCCCGGCGGGCCTGGCTGGGGCGGGCCCGGCAAGCCGGGTGGTCCCAGTGCCGGCCGCCCGCCGCAGGGTGGCCCGCAGCAGGGTGGCCGTCCGCCGCAAGGCGGATCGCAGCAGGGCGGACGCCCCGGGCAGGGGCAAGGGCAGGGGAAGGGCAACTGCCCGCCGGGCGCTCCCGGCTGCGGCAACTGACCTCACGGCGTGCCCGGCGGTATCCACATCGCCGGGCGCTGCCGCCTGATCAGCCTGTCACCCGCTTGAAATAATGCCGCCGCTCCTGTAGAGGGTGCGGCCTTCAAGAACCGCCCGGCTACAAGGGCTGCCGTGGCGGTTCGAACGCTCACACTAGATTGGGCCGGGACATCCCCTCGCGGGAGCGCCGCCGGCCGTGGAGATCGAGCCAAATGCCCAAGATGAAGACCAAGTCCGGAGCGAAGAAGCGCTTCAAGCTCTCCGGCACCGGCAAGGTGATCATGGCCCAGGCCAATAAGCGCCACGGCATGATCAAGCGCACCAACAAGCAGATCCGCGACCAGCGCGGCACCACGGTCATGTCCGAGCGTGATGCCTTCAACGTTCGCAAGTATTTTCTGCCCAACGGCTGACGCCCCCTAGCCAGTCCCAGGAGATTTCCCCATGGCACGTGTCAAACGCGGCGTCACTTCCCACGCCAAGCACAAGAAGGTGCTGAAGGCGGCGAAGGGCTATTTCGGCCGCCGCAAGAATACCATCCGCGTCGCGAAGCAGGCCGTCGAGAAGGCGCAGCAATACGCCTATCGCGACCGCAAGGTGAAGAAGCGCAATTTCCGCGCGCTCTGGATCCAGCGCATCAACGCCGCGACCCGCGAACTCGGCTTCACCTATGGCCGATTTATCGACGGTCTCGGCAAGGCCGGGATCGAGGTCGACCGCAAGGTGCTCTCGGATATCGCCATCCACGAGCCCGCCGCCTTCGCGGCGCTGGTCGAGCAGGCCAAGGCCGCGCTGGAAAAGCCGGCCGCCTGACCTTCCCGACATGCCGGGACCGAAAACGGGAAAGCCCCGCGCGCAAGCGTTGGGGCTTTTCGCGTTCGTGGCTTTCGCGCGGGGCACCTGGCGTCGGCTTTGCGCGCGGCGCGCGGCTCGCCTATAAGCCGCCGCAGCCAACGCCGAACACCGTCATGGCCGGGCGAGGCCCGGGGATGCCGACCGCCATGTTACCTCTGTCCAGCCGAGAAGAGACGATCATGCCCGTTGCCGCCCTTCCCGATCTCGACGCGCTGGAGCGCGAACTGACCGCCGGCATTGCGGGCGCGGGCGACGAGCCGGCGCTGGAAGCGATCCGAGTCGCCGCGCTGGGCAAGAAGGGCTCGGTGTCCGAACTGCTCAAGAGCCTTGGCGGCATGAGCCCGGAGGAGCGCAAGAGCGCTGGTCCGGCCATTAACGGCCTGCGCGACCGGCTCAACGAGGCGCTCGCCGCCCGCCGCGCCGAACTCAGGGCCGCCGCGCTGGCGAAGCGGCTGGAGACCGAGCGCGTCGACGTGACGCTGCCCGTGCGCGAGGCCCCGGCGGAGCAGGGCCGGCTGCACCCGATCAGCCAGGTCATCGACGAACTCACCGCCATCTTCGCCGATATGGGTTTCGCGGTGGCCGAAGGCCCGGATATCGAGGACGACTTCCACAACTTCACCGCGCTGAACTTCCCCGAGGGGCACCCGGCGCGGGAGATGCACGACACCTTCTACCTGCCGACAAAGGAAGACGGTTCGCGCCTGGTGCTGCGCACCCACACCTCGCCGGTGCAGGTGCGCACCATGCTGTCGAAGAAACCGCCGATCCGCGTCATCTGCCCGGGCCGTACCTATCGCTCCGACAGCGACCAGACCCACACACCGATGTTCCATCAGGTGGAAGGGCTGGTCATCGACAAGGGCTCGAATCTCGGCCACCTCAAATGGATCCTCGAAGAATTCTGCAAGGCGTTCTTTGAGGTGGACAATGTGAAGATGCGGTTCCGCCCCTCCTTCTTCCCCTTCACCGAGCCCTCCATGGAAGTGGACATCCAGTGCGACCGCTCGCGCCCGGGCGAAATCCGCTTCGGCGAGGGCGCGGACTGGCTGGAAATTCTCGGCTGCGGCATGGTGCACCCGAATGTGCTGCGCAATTGCGGGCTGGACCCGGACGAGTATCAGGGCTTCGCCTGGGGCATGGGCATCGACCGCATCGCCATGCTGAAATACGGCATGCCGGATCTGCGCGCCTTCTTCGAGGCGGATGTCCGCTGGCTCGCCCATTATGGCTTCCGCCCGCTCGACTTCCCGACGCTGGCGGGCGGGCTTTCCGCCTGATCCGTCGTCCCGCTCGAAAAACGTCCAACGATCCCGGCTCTGGACTTCGCTCCGGCCGGGATGACGCCTGACAAAGGGCTTGTCCGATGAAATTCACCCTCTCCTGGCTGCGCGGGCATCTTTCCGGCGACTATGGGCTCGATGACGTCACCGGCGCGCTCAACCGCATCGGGCTGGAAGTGGAAGGCGTCGAGGACAAGGCGGCCAGGCTCAAGGGCTTTACCATCGCCTATGTCCTCTCCGCCGTTCAGCACCCCAATGCGGACAAGCTGCGCGTGTGCCTCGTCGACACCGGGAGCGGCGACCCGGTGCAGGTGGTGTGCGGCGCGCCCAATGCCCGCACCGGGATGAAGAGCGTGTTCTCCCCGCCCGGCACCTATATCCCCGGCAAGGACATCACTCTCGGCATCGGCTCCATTCGCGGCGTGGAGAGCCGGGGCATGCTGTGCTCGGCCGCCGAATTGCAGCTCTCCGAGGACCATGACGGCATTATCGACCTGCCGGACGATGCGCCGGTGGGCGCCACCTATGTCGACTGGATCGGCCTTGACGATCCGGTGATCGAGATCGCTGTTACCCCCAACCGCGCCGACGCCCTCGGCGTGCACGGCATCGCCCGCGACCTCGCCGCCGCCGGCCTCGGCCGGCTGGTAGAGGATGAGATCGCCCCGGTGCCAGGGGCCTTCCCGTGCCCGGTGTCCGTCACCATCGCGGAAGGCGCGCCGTGTCCGGCCTTCGCGCTGCGCCTTATTCGTGGCGTCAAGAACGGCCCGTCGCCGGACTGGCTGCAGGCCAAGCTGCGGGCCATTGGTCTCAGGCCGATCAATGCTTTGGTCGATGTGACCAATCTGCTCACCTTCGACCAGAACCGGCCCCTGCATGTGTTCGACGCTTCGAGAGTCCACGGCAATCTCGTCGTGCGCCGCGCGCAGGCGGGCGAGAGCCTGCTGGCGCTCGACGGCAAGACCTATGCGCTCGACGAAACCATGTGCGTCATCGCCGATGACAAGGGCGTGGAATCGCTCGCCGGCGTGATGGGCGGCGAGGAGTCGGGCTGCGACGCTGAAACCGTTGATGTTCTTGTCGAATCCGCGCTGTGGGAGCCGATCAACATCGCCCAGACCGGCCGCAAGCTGGGGCTGAACTCCGACGCCCGCTTCCGTTTCGAGCGCGGCATCGATCCCGCCTTCACCCTCCCCGGACTGGAGCTGGCGACCAAGCTCATCCTCGATCTGTGCGGCGGCGAGGCTTCCGACATCGTGCTGGCCGGCGCGATTCCCGACACCACGCGGGTGATCGACTTCCCGCTGGAGCTGACCGAAAGACTGACCGGTCTGGTCGCCAGTGAGACCGAACAGACCGACACGCTCAAGGCACTCGGCTTCGCCGTGGAGGGTGCCTCCGGCACGGTGCGCGTCACCCCGCCGAGCTGGCGCGGCGATATGGAGGGCAAGGCGGATCTGGTCGAGGAGGTCATCCGCATCGTCGGCCTCGATCGCGTGCCCTCCCTGCCTTTCCCGCGCGACGAGACCGCGCGCAAGCCGGTGCTGACCACGCTGCAGCTCCGCACCCGCAAGGCCAAGCGTGCGCTCGCCGCGCGCGGGCTGGTGGAAGCCGTCACCTGGTCCTTCGTGCCCAAGCCGCAGGCGGAGCTGTTCGGCGGCGGACAGCCGGCGCTGGCGCTCGCCAACCCCATCGCCGCCGATCTCTCGGACATGCGTCCGAGCCTGCTGCCGGGGCTGGTGCGTTCCGCGCAGGCCAATGCCGATCGCGGCTTCGGCGATGTGGCGCTGTTCGAGGTCGGGCAGGTGTTCAAGGGCGACCGGCCGCAGGACCAGTTCATCGCGGCGACGGGTCTGCGCCGCGCTACCGCCAAGCCCTCCGGCGCCGGCCGGCATTGGGCCGGCAAGGCGGCCGCCGTCGACGCCTTCGACGCCAAGGCGGACGCGCTGGCGCTGCTCGCCGCCTGCGGCGCGCCGGTGGCGAATCTGCAGATTTCCACCGACGCCCCCGCCTGGTTCCACCCCGGCCGCTCCGGCACGTTCCGGCTCGGTCCGAACGTGATCGGCCATTTCGGCGAACTGCACCCCTCGGTATTGGAGGCGCTGGATGCGGCGGGGCCGCTGGTGGCGTTCGAGGTGCTGCTGGAGCGCATCCCTGAGCCCAAGGCCAAGGCGACGCGGGTGAAGCCGCTGCTGGAACTGATCCCCTTCCAGCCGGTGGAGCGCGACTTCGCCTTCGTGGTGGCGCGCGGCGTCGCCGCCGGCGACATGGTGAAGGCCGCTTCCGGCGTCGACCGCAAGCTGATCACCGGCGTGAACGTGTTCGATCTCTATGAGGGGCCGGGCATCGACGCGGACAAGAAGTCGGTGGCGCTTTCCGTCACGCTTCAGCCGCGCGAGAAGACGCTGACCGACGCCGAGATCGAGGCGGTGGCGGCGAAGATCGTCGCCGAGGTGACGAAGAAGACCGGCGCGACGCTGCGCGGCTGATGCGACGACGGTCATCCCGGACGGCCGCTAGAGCACGCGCCGATCAGCTTGCATCGCAAGCTGATCGGCGCGTGCTCTATCTTAGAGTTAGAGGGCGATTCACCGATCAGATTGGTTCAATCTGATCGGATCGCACTCTAGGCCGATCCGGGAGGCTCCGACTCGGGCGTGCCATTTACGTCGCCGGTTGCACCCGCAACCGCGAGGGCGGCGATGGATGGCGCTTATGCCGGCCCGTCGCCGAACAGGCGTAGCGCGCGGTCGGCGGCGGCCTCACCCGAACTCCACGCCCCGGCCAGCGTGCCCCAGCCGCTGAGGGGAACATAGTCGCCGGCGAGGAAAATCCGGTTCTGCACCGTGTCGGCAAACACCCCGCGCTGCGCGCCCTGTCCCGGCAGGGCGGCGCTGAGCGCGCCGCGGATCAGCGGGTCCTGACCCCAACGCGAGGTCATGACCTCGGAAATGCGGGCCGGCGCGCCGGGGAAATGCGTCCGCAGCCACGCCTCGGCCAGTGGCAGCGCCACTTCCGCGCCTTTTTCCGCGATGGCGCGCGCCGGCGCGTCAGCGAAGGTGAGCCTGTGCAGATCGCTGCCATTGATCCGCCCCTGCAGCAAAGCGGGAGCAGCGTCACTGGCCCGGGTCAGCACCGTTTCGTTCGGCAGCAGGCCGAGCGGATTGCCGGCGAGGATGAACGCCACCTGTTCGAGATGCCCGGCGGGCACCGCCCGCAGCGCGTTGACCAGCCGCGTCGGCAGCACCGGGTTGAAGCGGATCGCGCCGGCCGCCAGCACCGGGGCCGGCACGGCCAGCACGATGGCGCGGGCGCGGATGGGCGTGCGCTGGCCGCGCACGGACACGCTGTGAAAGCGCCCGCCATGGGTGATCAGGGTCACCGGGGCTTCCCGCTGCACATTCACCCAGGCGCCGAGCGCTTCCATCAGCGCGCCGACACCGAACGGGCTGGTGGTGTCGTCCGGGCGCGCGTCGCGACGCGAGAGGTCGAGCGCGGAGAGCGCGGCGAGGGGGCGCCCGCAACTGAGCGGGCCGAGCAACTGCGCCACGGTGGGCATCCAGGGGCTGGCGGCGGCGCTCCTGTCGCCCGCGCCGGCCTTGCCGGGCGGCGGCGGGGGCGCGCTGGCGAGTGCCTGCGCGGCGCTCATGTCCTTGCCGCCCTCGATGGCCGCCAGCATGTTCCGCTGTGCCGCGCCGAGGGCGGCGGAGAAGGCGTCATAGCCGCTCTCGCGCACTTCGTGCCCATCGGCGAACAGACGCCGCCCGGAGGGAAGGGGAATGAGCGGCTGCCCCGCCGCCTGCGCGCGCACGCCCAGCGTGCCCTCGCTGCCGGCGAAGCCGCCGGGCCCGAGATCGACCTTGAGCCCGAAGGCGCTCTCGGTGCGGGCGCGCCCACCCAGACGCGGCCCGGCCTCAAGCAGCACATAGGAGCGCCTGGCCTCGGCGACCCGGCGGGCGGCGGCGATGCCGGCCGCGCCGCCGCCAATGATGACGACATCGACATCGCTGGCCCCGGCCTGGGCGAGGGCCGGTGTCGGCAGCAGAGCGGCCGAGGCGGCAGCGAGGAAGTGGCGGCGGTTCAGCGTGCCGCCAGGGCGCGTTCGGGTCATAAGGCGGATACTCATGCGATGAGGCCGTCAGGCTAGCATGGCCGGCCGGGCGGGCGAAGGCGCCGGCCGCCATGGCCGCCGCGAGAAGGGAAGGCGCCGGCTAAAGGCTTGCGCTGAATCATGTTTTGTTCGTGGAGAACGAATCGGGACTCACAGGCGCGTCGCTCGAATCAAGCCTGAAGTTGCCCGCGCCGCCGGCCGTCTCGCCGGCGCGGCTTGAGCAGCGGGGCCGGGCGCCCTACCTAGGGGCGGTCGCCAAAGGGGAACTCGATGCTGCGGGACGCGATCACGGCCTTCGCCCAGACCTTTTCGCCGGATTATCGCCGTGTGCTGCTGCGCTCGGTCGGCCTCGCCATCGGGCTGCTGATCGCGCTTGGCGTCGGCGCGCACTACGCGCTGACCTATTTCGTCGCGCTGGACCTGCGCTGGGCCGAGATCACCATCGACATTCTCGCCGCCTTCGGCATCTTCATCGGCGCGATTTTCCTGGTGCCGCCGGTGACCTCGCTCATCGCCGGCCTGTTTCTCGACGATGTCGCGGCGCAGGTGGAGCGCAACGATTTTCCGCTGGAGCCGGAGGGGCAGGCGCTGCCGATTGCCCGCTCGCTCTGGCTCACCGTCAAATTCTTCGGCGTCATGCTGGCGGTGAACCTGGTGGCGCTACTGCTTCTGCTGGTGCCGGGGGTGAACCTCGTCGTGTTCTATGTCGCCAATGGCTATCTGCTCGGCCGCGAATATTTCCAGCTCGCGGCCATGCGCTACCGCAGCGAGGACGAGGTGGCGCTGCTGCGCCGCCACCATGCGGGGGCGATCTTCCTCGGCGGGCTGGTGATCGCCGCCGTGGTGTCGGTGCCGATCCTCAACCTCGTCACGCCGGTGTTCGCGACGATCTTCATGGTGCGGCTGCACAAGCGGCTGTCGCGCGCCGGGTGAGGCTCAGGCGGCGGTCTTTTCCGGCCAGCGGCACAGATCCGCGATGAGGCAGCGCGGGCAATCCGGCTTCAGCGCCTTGCAGACATAGCGCCCGTGCAGGATCAGCCAGTGGTGCGCGTGCAGCTTGAAGCGGTCGGGAATGATGCGCTCCAGCCCCAGTTCCACCTCCAGCGGCGTCTTGCCCGGCGCCAGCCCGGTGCGGTTGGCGATGCGGAACAGATGGGTGTCGACGGCAATGGTCGGCAGGCCGAAGGCGATGTTGAGCACCACATTCGCGGTCTTGCGGCCGACGCCGGGCAGGGTTTCCAGCACGGCGCGGTCGGCGGGCACCTCGCCGCCATGCTCATTGAGGAGGCGGCGGGAGAGTTCGACGACATTCTTCGCCTTGCCGCGAAAAAGGCCGAGGGTGCGGATGTGCTGCGCCACGCCTTCCTCGCCCAGCGTTACCATCGCCGCCGGCGTGGGGGCGGCCTTGA is a genomic window of Ancylobacter sp. IITR112 containing:
- a CDS encoding complex I NDUFA9 subunit family protein, producing the protein MVDTTKELPLESEAELARRPAPMERLVTIYGGSGFIGRHVVRALARLGWRVRVAVRRPDLAGHLQPLGAVGQIVPVQANLRYPASVLRAAEGAEVVINLVGVLHESGRQSFEAVHSFGARQVALAAREVGARLVHMSAIGASGDSEALYARSKAAGEAAALEVVPGAVVMRPSIVFGPEDDFFNRFAAMARLSPALPLIGGGGTRFQPVFVGDVAEAFARAVDEKARPGTVYELGGPEVMTFKQLMELLLAEIDRKRLLLPMPAGLAAFNARFLELLPNPLLTRDQVRLLGYDNVVSEAAKAEGRTLEGLGITPTALGAILPGYLWRYRKAGQFSRPEAA
- a CDS encoding undecaprenyl-diphosphate phosphatase, translated to MSFGTLLEAFLLGLLEGFTEFLPVSSTGHILLAGHFLGFESEGKVFEVVIQLGAILALLVVYFRRFLDVLITLPTSPRSRNFVIGILIAFLPAAVIGALAHGFIKSVLFETPALICIMLILGGIVLLWVDTLKMRPVHTDAMAFPPLLALKIGFIQCLAMIPGVSRSGSTIVGGLLLGASKPAAAEFSFFLALPTMTGAFAYDLYKNRDALNADDMTIILVGFVAAFIAALAVVRGLIAFVSRHGFAPFGWWRIGVGGVGLVALALVG
- a CDS encoding SH3 domain-containing protein, whose amino-acid sequence is MKRLVAGALLWLALAGAAVAQDRGFVTTNVNLRAGPGVDYPVVVVLAEGAPLAIFGCLADYSWCDVGIDDMRGWVAAQYIETVYRGQRVEFYDYAPTIGVPIIAFSFNDYWGRYYRGRPWYSTYDRWGPPYRPGPYPGPGWGPPPPGGWGPPPPGGWGPRPPNWGPGHPGWGGPGKPGGPGWGGPGKPGGPGGPGGPGNPGGPGWGGPGKPGGPGGPGGPGNPGGPGWGGPGKPGGPGGPGGPGKPGGPGWGGPGKPGGPGGPGGPGNPGGPGWGGPGKPGGPGGPGGPGNPGNPGKPGGPGWGGPGKPGGGPGGPGWGGPGKPGGPSAGRPPQGGPQQGGRPPQGGSQQGGRPGQGQGQGKGNCPPGAPGCGN
- the rpmI gene encoding 50S ribosomal protein L35, translated to MPKMKTKSGAKKRFKLSGTGKVIMAQANKRHGMIKRTNKQIRDQRGTTVMSERDAFNVRKYFLPNG
- the rplT gene encoding 50S ribosomal protein L20, whose product is MARVKRGVTSHAKHKKVLKAAKGYFGRRKNTIRVAKQAVEKAQQYAYRDRKVKKRNFRALWIQRINAATRELGFTYGRFIDGLGKAGIEVDRKVLSDIAIHEPAAFAALVEQAKAALEKPAA
- the pheS gene encoding phenylalanine--tRNA ligase subunit alpha, which codes for MPVAALPDLDALERELTAGIAGAGDEPALEAIRVAALGKKGSVSELLKSLGGMSPEERKSAGPAINGLRDRLNEALAARRAELRAAALAKRLETERVDVTLPVREAPAEQGRLHPISQVIDELTAIFADMGFAVAEGPDIEDDFHNFTALNFPEGHPAREMHDTFYLPTKEDGSRLVLRTHTSPVQVRTMLSKKPPIRVICPGRTYRSDSDQTHTPMFHQVEGLVIDKGSNLGHLKWILEEFCKAFFEVDNVKMRFRPSFFPFTEPSMEVDIQCDRSRPGEIRFGEGADWLEILGCGMVHPNVLRNCGLDPDEYQGFAWGMGIDRIAMLKYGMPDLRAFFEADVRWLAHYGFRPLDFPTLAGGLSA
- the pheT gene encoding phenylalanine--tRNA ligase subunit beta; this translates as MKFTLSWLRGHLSGDYGLDDVTGALNRIGLEVEGVEDKAARLKGFTIAYVLSAVQHPNADKLRVCLVDTGSGDPVQVVCGAPNARTGMKSVFSPPGTYIPGKDITLGIGSIRGVESRGMLCSAAELQLSEDHDGIIDLPDDAPVGATYVDWIGLDDPVIEIAVTPNRADALGVHGIARDLAAAGLGRLVEDEIAPVPGAFPCPVSVTIAEGAPCPAFALRLIRGVKNGPSPDWLQAKLRAIGLRPINALVDVTNLLTFDQNRPLHVFDASRVHGNLVVRRAQAGESLLALDGKTYALDETMCVIADDKGVESLAGVMGGEESGCDAETVDVLVESALWEPINIAQTGRKLGLNSDARFRFERGIDPAFTLPGLELATKLILDLCGGEASDIVLAGAIPDTTRVIDFPLELTERLTGLVASETEQTDTLKALGFAVEGASGTVRVTPPSWRGDMEGKADLVEEVIRIVGLDRVPSLPFPRDETARKPVLTTLQLRTRKAKRALAARGLVEAVTWSFVPKPQAELFGGGQPALALANPIAADLSDMRPSLLPGLVRSAQANADRGFGDVALFEVGQVFKGDRPQDQFIAATGLRRATAKPSGAGRHWAGKAAAVDAFDAKADALALLAACGAPVANLQISTDAPAWFHPGRSGTFRLGPNVIGHFGELHPSVLEALDAAGPLVAFEVLLERIPEPKAKATRVKPLLELIPFQPVERDFAFVVARGVAAGDMVKAASGVDRKLITGVNVFDLYEGPGIDADKKSVALSVTLQPREKTLTDAEIEAVAAKIVAEVTKKTGATLRG
- a CDS encoding flavin monoamine oxidase family protein; this translates as MTRTRPGGTLNRRHFLAAASAALLPTPALAQAGASDVDVVIIGGGAAGIAAARRVAEARRSYVLLEAGPRLGGRARTESAFGLKVDLGPGGFAGSEGTLGVRAQAAGQPLIPLPSGRRLFADGHEVRESGYDAFSAALGAAQRNMLAAIEGGKDMSAAQALASAPPPPPGKAGAGDRSAAASPWMPTVAQLLGPLSCGRPLAALSALDLSRRDARPDDTTSPFGVGALMEALGAWVNVQREAPVTLITHGGRFHSVSVRGQRTPIRARAIVLAVPAPVLAAGAIRFNPVLPTRLVNALRAVPAGHLEQVAFILAGNPLGLLPNETVLTRASDAAPALLQGRINGSDLHRLTFADAPARAIAEKGAEVALPLAEAWLRTHFPGAPARISEVMTSRWGQDPLIRGALSAALPGQGAQRGVFADTVQNRIFLAGDYVPLSGWGTLAGAWSSGEAAADRALRLFGDGPA
- a CDS encoding sulfate transporter family protein — protein: MLRDAITAFAQTFSPDYRRVLLRSVGLAIGLLIALGVGAHYALTYFVALDLRWAEITIDILAAFGIFIGAIFLVPPVTSLIAGLFLDDVAAQVERNDFPLEPEGQALPIARSLWLTVKFFGVMLAVNLVALLLLLVPGVNLVVFYVANGYLLGREYFQLAAMRYRSEDEVALLRRHHAGAIFLGGLVIAAVVSVPILNLVTPVFATIFMVRLHKRLSRAG
- the nth gene encoding endonuclease III — translated: MANEDKDSVRPSARPRKRAAAKPAASGAGKAKVTTKAAVAALEEQAATRPARRRAVANAAAAAIGGAFRPWSDAEIATAFTRFEAANPHPEGELEHHDPFTLLVAVVLSAQATDAGVNKATRGLFKAAPTPAAMVTLGEEGVAQHIRTLGLFRGKAKNVVELSRRLLNEHGGEVPADRAVLETLPGVGRKTANVVLNIAFGLPTIAVDTHLFRIANRTGLAPGKTPLEVELGLERIIPDRFKLHAHHWLILHGRYVCKALKPDCPRCLIADLCRWPEKTAA